The proteins below come from a single Tigriopus californicus strain San Diego chromosome 3, Tcal_SD_v2.1, whole genome shotgun sequence genomic window:
- the LOC131877999 gene encoding DNA replication factor Cdt1-like, with protein MSRQATLDTFFAVRKRPSDLQPAKKRKITPDITPTSSPSTQIKSTFQPLLTTESVTSVRDDHLFPQTPSSGRDKVVESTRSHKRDAFGLAKQQPDQTPPSNAPIQGVEGEKEVSKFSLGSSEPRAKKRLDYGKCVKSKTVGFVKKGPLSPQKLPPPIFNVKFQKKGTLSPQKKKSIDNLNEVSQTLSEAKKQLQKLTPDEIKAKLSKVGRLADLKDKMAKLNNFKIPPQSPIKSSLPPKLTQDSISLDLRVPNRHPTSPSKAFKSPVKVASPRKTAILDRSEDMDVDLPIPSSYRFLSEVFRTLDHIVSIKFNRKEVIKVQDLKSSVQSALKRNFSENYLKQIKCVFPQAFKFVWEQMIGKYGLKKEDYELHMFPNINYLADLHNEASASDSTVQYERACFTPLTPKILVERRNLFKKLLISMVKDHHKAFLASLNPPLSVENDKLRRWHKDFEVESCPDVDMAELPSKPNVVKVAKAHDILHAKRDLFGINAKLANALQEQADRDKAEEEKVKEEQEEKPIVKKGLEGLPPALLEKIMKREKAKQIRDMVENSSDRKDSEMLEDLVMVGPMIINCYKSEKQRQNKAALEINDFVKFVADAYGRKSPREMENLVRYLLKVAPEFFQTLFLRKTEYFKMKAGCPDLNNLVTKIKNLLEEKNKVQ; from the exons ATGAGTCGTCAAGCCACCCTTGACACGTTCTTCGCGGTCCGGAAACGCCCATCAGATCTCCAACCCGCCAAGAAGCGCAAAATCACGCCCGATATCACGCCCACTTCATCCCCATCGACTCAAATCAAG TCCACATTTCAACCCCTGTTGACTACGGAGAGTGTCACATCCGTCCGAGATGATCATTTATTCCCCCAAACGCCTTCTTCTGGCCGAGACAAAGTCGTGGAATCTACCCGATCTCATAAAAGAGATGCTTTTGGATTGGCCAAGCAGCAACCGGACCAAACCCCGCCCTCAAATGCGCCCATTCAGGGCGTGGAGGGGGAGAAGGAGGTCTCGAAATTTTCTCTGGGCTCTAGCGAACCTCGAGCCAAGAAAAGATTGGATTACGGGAAATGTGTCAAATCTAAAACAGTTGGATTTGTGAAGAAAGGACCTTTATCCCCACAAAAGTTGCCTCCACCCATTTTCAACGtgaagtttcaaaagaaaggcACTCTGTCGcctcagaaaaaaaagagcattgaCAATTTAAATGAGGTCTCTCAAACCTTGTCCGAGGCTAAGAAGCAACTGCAAAAGCTCACGCCTGATgagatcaaggccaaattgTCGAAAGTTGGAAGATTGGCCGATTTAAAGgataaaatggccaaattgaaTAACTTCAAAATCCCGCCCCAATCTCCCATCAAGAGTTCTCTACCCCCTAAATTGACGCAAGACTCGATTTCACTGGATTTGAGAGTCCCCAATCGACACCCAACGAGTCCGTCAAAGGCCTTCAAAAGTccggtgaaggtggcatcacCCCGGAAAACTGCCATATTGGACCGATCCGAAGACATGGATGTGGATTTGCCCATTCCAAGCTCCTACCGGTTCTTGTCCGAGGTTTTCCGCACCCTTGATCACATTGTGAGCATCAAGTTCAATCGGAAAGAGGTGATCAAAGTCCAAGATCTTAAGAGCTCCGTTCAAAGTGCTTTGAAGCGCAATTTCTCTGAGAACTACCTCAAACAGATCAAATGCGTCTTTCCTCAAGCGTTCAAGTTCGTTTGGGAGCAAATGATCGGGAAATATGGACTAAAAAAAGAGGATTACGAGCTGCATATGTTTCCTAACATAAATTATTTGGCCGATCTCCACAACGAAGCCTCAGCGTCGGACTCGACTGTCCAATACGAGCGGGCTTGTTTTACCCCCTTGACCCCCAAGATTCTGGTTGAACGCCGGAATCTCTTTAAGAAGCTTCTTATCTCCATGGTCAAGGACCATCATAAGGCGTTTCTGGCCTCCTTGAATCCGCCCTTGAGTgtggaaaatgacaaattgcgGCGATGGCATAAGGATTTTGAGGTGGAATCGTGTCCAGATGTGGACATGGCAGAGTTACCATCTAAACCCAATGTTGTGAAGGTGGCCAAGGCCCATGACATCTTGCATGCCAAACGCGATCTCTTTGGGATCAATGCTAAATTGGCCAATGCTCTTCAGGAGCAAGCCGATCGAGATAAGGCGGAAGAAGagaaagtgaaagaagaacaagaagaaaagccCATCGTCAAAAAGGGACTAGAAGGTCTTCCTCCAGCtttgttggaaaaaatcatgaaacgGGAGAAGGCCAAACAGATCAGAGATATGGTCGAAAACTCATCGGATCGGAAGGACTCTGAGATGCTGGAAGACCTCGTCATG GTTGGTCCAATGATTATCAATTGCTATAAGAGTGAAAAACAACGTCAAAACAAGGCTGCTTTGGAAATCAATGACTTTGTCAAGTTCGTAGCGGATGCTTACGGACGGAAATCTCCTCGCGAAATGGAGAATCTGGTCCGATATCTGCTCAAGGTTGCACCTGAGTTCTTCCAAACCTTGTTCCTGAGAAAAACCGAGTACTTCAAGATGAAGGCCGGCTGTCCGGATTTGAATAATCTGGTGACCAAGATCAAGAATCTTTTGGAGGAGAAGAACAAGGTCCAATAG